DNA sequence from the Nicotiana tomentosiformis chromosome 3, ASM39032v3, whole genome shotgun sequence genome:
CTAATCGGAGCTCCTGATAAGATCAAAGAGCCCTCAATAGCTCTCTTTAAGGATCTTTTTCTATGGATATTGATATATAACAGACAACCAAGTAGCGCGATGAGAACTGTCATACTTAGGACTATAGGAAGTATCAAAACTTTATCGCGTGTACTCTGCGATTCGTCTGATGAATTCCCAGTTTGTTTATCACCACTCACTCCAAATGAGCCATTAGCCTCGACCTTCACGAATAGAGTTGAGCCAGGATCCTCGAATCCACCAAATTCCAAGTTTCTTAGGACCCAACAATAAGGCTTTTCCTCACTAAGACCATAAACAGAAGCAACACAATCACAATTTGATAAGCAAGCATTCCCACATTTGGACACTGACTCTATATCACTATAATTTGCTATAACAGATGATCCTGAGAAATAGTAAGCAGTTTGTTGAACTGTAGAAATCTTGAACTCGGAAGTCAAATTTTCATGATGAGGTCCACATTTCCCTGTCAATGAAGAATTTCCAGAACACGAGATAACATTTCCCACCTTAGAAGTGCCTGGTAAGCATGTGCAAGAAGCATTCGTTTTACTTCTGTCTAAATTACAAATCCCATTGCCACAAATTCCAGCAATGCCACATGGATTGGACACAGCTGCCCACTCTGCAACCCATTGCCTCGATCCATTCACATCGTTGTCCCATCGATACAGACGTAGATTTCCATTACCCTCAAGAATTAACCTTCGAAAAACAGATGGTCTACTCCAATCATTAGATTGATTCACAGCCGAGAATAGCCCTCCATAATCACCATCATTTTTGTACACATAAACTGCTCCATCCGAAGACGATCCATAAACCATACCAAAGCTTCCAGCTTTATCCAAGACTGCAACAACATCTCCTGTCACATTTGATATATCAGGTCCTGACCAGTAAGAATAATTGCTATACAATTCAGGTGACATATGATAGGACTCAGGCACATTGTAGGTCAATGCTAGGTTTAGTGAGGTGGGCTGCTGCAACATTTTTAACGTGTAATAACCTCCGGGGGAAGGCGATTTTGATGATGTTAGTTCTACTGACACTGTTAAAGGTTGGCCAGGCAATAGAGTATCTGATGGATGTGAAAAGCTCTGCCATACAATGCTTAGGTTGTCGGCATAGAGAATGAAGTTTCCATTTTCAGACATGACAGCTGTCTCAACGCCAGCTTCTGAGGTGTTTGATGCCCATACAGTGGTGCCTCTGTCCATCAACATGAGATTTCCAGTATTGTCGAACTCCAAAATTGCGTCTCTGGTGACTGGAGAGTTTCTATTTAGATGATGAACACAAAATGAAAGGGTTGGCCAAAAAGTTTATATATACCTGCAAAAGCTTTAGTAAAAACTAGAGATGGAGGAATACATTCTGCTTTGTTCCAACTAAGTCTAATATAAGAATAACATCTCTCTAAAGAATCTACCATTCAAATTTATGTTTACATGTTAAGCATTTTGAAGAAATTCTAGTTCCATATAACATTCTCAGCTTCTTGCCCCTTTTTTCAAGAGAAAGAAACCCGGACTAGTTCACATTGGGAAAGAAATGACGAGGCGTTAAACTTCTTTACACTAACAATATAAAAAGTTTCACTCTAAGTGATAACTACATGTAATCGTCCATATAAATGTGAAATTAGTAACTTTTACttttttggatggttgttaccgaTTGTATTGtttcgtattgttactttaaatagaATGTTGTTTtagttgttacttaaattttatataataatacTGCTCCGTACCCtatattttctttgtaatattgtaagtttattcttcataaaACTGGTACGTACTATTATGAAACGACAACAAACAATACAATCTTTCTAAATGTTGTATTCATaaaaacaatacaatacaatacattatgaAAGGAtatataacaaccatccaaaatGCTATAACAAGTCAAAAGATTAGTATATATATGTTAAATCCTTAACTACGATTTAAATCATACACGACTTGTAGTAATAAGTTGACAAGCATTGCAAGAGGATTACTAAATGGACAAATTAAGTAGCTACACTTACATGTTAGGGGACCAAACCAATGTGCGATCCCCTGGAAGTTGCGCAAACCAAATAGACAATTGATATTTATCATGTGATTCTGCTGTTGGTGTGAAGCCAAATGCAAAAGTTTTATTGTCAGAAAACCATGCTTTGTTCTCTTTAGCTAACAATCTTGAACCCAAAACAACTCCACTAGACTCAATGCAGCAACAAAGCTCTGCTATAAACAGCAAGAGCATTAAGGCCAAAGCAGAGGAAAGTAAACTTGTAGCCATATCCATTCAGCATTAAGTTGGTATAGTTGGAATGATCTATTTCAAGAAAATCAGCTTCACTTAAGATAACCATTTGGGTCCTTATATAACATTAATTATAAAGAAACAGGGAGTCAAGAGAGGAAGAAATTCAAGTATGATTTTCCAGATTTGGAGTTGAAGAAAAGTAGGAGATATGAACACGTGGACAATGGTGGGTGAGCTACAACATTGAAAAGTGACCAAAATTCTTGGATGTTTTGGTCGGTTCTGGCATTTGGCGGCACGTGTTTACTTAGCTTCTTTGTTGCTTTCAGCTATAAATCGACCAAATTGCCAAACTTATAAAGCTGGAGAGCAGTTATTCCTGTTTTCACACTTCTCCCAGCAATGCATAAAGGATAAATTAGAAGCAAATTCAAAATTTAGGTTTTAAGTTTTAGAGTTTTGGGTTAGAgtcattaattttaaaatattatgatttttatagatagaatttaattttattaaaaataacaaGTTAGTAGAATTGTGACAACTCACCCTAAATAGGCATTCTTCACTTTCTAATCTTCAATGTTTAGACAAGTGAGGCATGTTCAGTTGGTAAAGCACTTCTACCTACGATCGTTAGGTCTTAGGTTCGAGTCAGGAGGTAATTATAAAAATACTATAGATTTTCCTAATTGggaggaattttttttttaaaaaatcttcGATGTTTGACTCTCAGATCAGAGAGTACGGAAAAAATTGTGGGCTACTTTTTTAGCTTTCGTCTATTGACTATCTTGTACCAATAATTAACATTGAAAGCAATATATAGGGACGGGGCTATTTTAGCTTTTTTTGTCAACACCTAACAATAAAGATTCGTAAAAAGGTTGTTTATCTGGACAAGTAACTTTAACAACCTGGAAATTTGGATTGAGATGATGAGGAGTGAGGACAGAGATCAATTTCTACTTTCTATACAACAATGTGAATCCATCTACCCGGCCGTTTGATCTTAGTATGAATTTGATGTTAACTTTCTGCTAATATGATAGTCTATTTCTGTTTATTTAGTAGGGTTACGTGATCATTGTTCATCTCTACTTTTTAATTCAGGTTGCTATATATCTATATAATTGGCATTTTCATTTTATTCTTCAGGATTTGCCTTTAAGGTGTTTATTTCTTACAAAACCATTAACATAAAACGAAGGATTTATAAACATATACATAAATGTGATTATTCGATTTATCTATTCTGAAGTCAACTCCCGTTCTTTGTTTCGAGTAAAGCCGGGGCGAATATATCttgtatatatacattttgttgggttttattttataaaaataaagagGCGTGAATAGGAAATGGAGAGAAAAGAATTGGGGGAAACGAAAAATTTGAAGTGTTTCTTTTACTAAGACACTTTGTCCATCATcgaaaaatggaaagaaaatccTTGTGCTTATATGGAGAAGCACACCTTCTAGTTCTtaaaagagttgagaagaagtgGTGCATCgcgtcgtcgctcgctcgactTTGGATTTAGATTTGGTCAATTGATATGATTGCATGATaaattttttggatcaaattttttttcccattatttattttctttttctaaatttttttttttgtggaatTTTTAATTTAGAATTCGCAATGATAATTTAATTTCTGGAGGAATTAATCTAATAACTTGGGTaatagtgaggggattaaatttcttaaagaAATATAGTTTTTTGTTGAGCTCGGAACTTTTTATTTTTCCTACTTCTGTTTCTGTTTCTGCTTCTGTTTTTGTTTTACTTTTGCAGAGTTTATTTTGGAACACAGATCAGTAACACATTTTATATGTATGCAATAGTTTTGGCTGGAACTCTATATGTGTTAAAAACATTCCTAAATAAGtacaaattaattatatattttgaaCCTCTAAATCAAGTGCACTGTATTAAAATCCTGAACTCGAACTATAATGTTCAAATTATGAATCCACCCCCTTAGTTAATATGGAATATGAAACAAGAATACTTCTAATACATTAGATATATTTATAGCATATTTACAAAATTCTTTTGCTTACTTGACATATATATCCAGTTAAAAATCCAATGTAATTAAATGAAACGGACATAGCTGTAAGATTGCGAGAGGGTAGAGATATAGTTGGCTTTTGgatataagaattgtaaaattttgaaaaagtgaaATTGTTTTccgtgaaaatggtatttgaaagttagagttgtatttggatatgaatataattttgggctgtttttgaatttttgtgagtgatttgaagtgaaaattttgaaaatcagtcttttggagtttttcaaatttttaaaaaattttaaaattcaccttcaaaatgaaaattgaaaatttcatggCCAATACTAATTCcgaaaaaaaagtaaaaagttTTGTATGGCCAAACGACCCATAATCTCCTTCCCAAAATTTACTATACTTCTTAACTATTCAAGAGAAGAGACAACTTTAATTGATGCAATTGGTGCTTAAGGTGCACTGATCATGAAACCAATTAAATCCTTAGTCCCAAATCTACAATATATTAAAAGCAGGAACCCTTTTTTAACTAAAAGTCAAATTactattttacccttatttaAGTAAATTTATACGAAATTACCCTTcagttaatttttttaaaaaaacaaaaagccCCTTCACCTACGTGCCTCTCTCACAATCGCAACCCTCACCTCGGCGACAGACGCCTATTGCAAAATATCTTCATCTAACGATCATCTTTCCAAACAGTTGCAACTTTCTCTCAATCTTAGTTTTTTTCCCATTAAAGCGATGTGGAATCTGAACACTACTTCACCAAATTGTTACTATTTTTTTCAATTAGTCTTTTCCTACTCAGTTTTTCTTAATCTCTTTCTTTTTCAGATTTTCAATGCTATAACTATTTCATCTTCCCTGCCCTAAATCCTAGCATATATTTAACTCTGGCAAAGTTAATTTGTAAGTTCCTTGGTTTTGTTTTTTCGTtgattttattataattttacaTTAAATGGTTTCTTAATCGTCGTTTACAATTGTTcatgtaatatggccaaattttcatgacatttgccatgacataatatccattattaggccaaggatttcttgctataaattgAGAAGTTTCTCCTCACttgtaaacacaccaattcaagagcttttcactcttctctttctttctcctcctttatttcattatagagtattttgcaAGAGAGTGaatgttgggaaacacttgtgtgaaccttttctttggagtgatcttgtgaggttattctcttggggtatttgggattaattagagtatttactctaattttgtactctcttttgtactcttgttggtatagtgaaatttctcctctccgcttgtggacgtaggtcaccttgaccgaaccacgttaaatttgtgtcttctttatcttttttaattgccgttattatcaacttgcattgtctttgttattgtcattataacgttgtttggctaaattccgcactacccagTAGCcagatcctaacaaattggtatcagagccagatctaaccgggttagtttaaaaagccaaaatgactctaacaaagtcttatgttgagaaatctGACCGAAGTGTAAACTTtgaaatgtggcaattaaagatggaagctatcctaattcaggatggcttagatttggcactgcaagaaAAAGAGAATatgccggataaaatgacagacgaggagtttgccgtcatagacaaaaagaaaaaagcaggtattattttaaatctttcaaatgaggttttgcgtgaagttgcagcagaaagttcagccaaaggcatatgggaaaaacttaaaaccctatatatgaaaagaatagtagaaaacaggctttacctaaagcaaaaactctacacttttcgtatggctgaaggtacctctatacttacacatcttgatacttttgattctcttcttatggatttaagtaacatagatgctgaaatcaaagatgaggatcaagctgtgttattgcttgtttccttaccccagtcgtttaaacatataagagatactatgatttatggaaaggataatatctcttataaagatatcaaatctattttgaaatcaaaagaacaaatagatagagatattactgggaaaactagtgggaaccaagggaaggcttattcataagaggtagatccaataagaaaaattcaagtagtgagaaacctgaatcaaggtcaaaatccagatacataaatgtcatgtgcaaatattgtcataagaaaggtcacattatttctgaatgctttaaattgaaaaacaaagaaaagtatACAGAAaacaaaaatgagcacaaaaatgctgacactgccgaagcaagtgtagctgctgatgagactgagggaactatttttttagcaactaataatagtttcaaatctaacaatgagtggattttagattcgggttattcttatcatatgtgtcccagtcgggatttatttaccacatatgaatctattggaggtggagttgtcttgatgggcaacaatgctgcctgcaaagttattggaaaaggtacagtccgatcAAAGTGCACGATGGTGTgatgagaactctcaccgatgttagacatgttacTGCCTTGaataaaaatctcatctctttgggcactctagaatctcttgggtgcaagtacacatgtGAAGGtagagttctgaaaatttctcatggtgctcttgtgataatgaaagcacgcagatctgaTACGTtatatactcttttgggatctactgttacaggtgctgctgcagtttcaatatcagataaatcagattctgacattaccaaattgtggcatatacgattggggcatatgagtgaaaaaagtCTTTCTATCCTCagtaaaagaggtctcttatgcggccaaagtaccggaaatatggagttttgtgaacattgtgtgttcgggaagTAGAAAAGAGtgagcttcaaatctccagcgattcatagaacaaaaggtactttggattacattcattaagatctttggggtccttcacgtaccccatcaaaaggtggtgccaggtatatgttaactttcattgatgattattcaaggaaattttgagtttatttcctgaaaaataaaagtgatgttttcttaaatttcaaacaatgaaaagttttgattgagaagcaaacaagaaaacaggttaagcggcttagagcagataatggcttggaattttgtaatgatgaattcaacgaattttgcaagaattaAGGAActgctcgacatcgtactgtgagaatgacacctcagcaaaatggtgtggcagaaaggatgaatagaactcttttggaaagggctcgttgcatgatttcaaatgctgggttgacaaacgccttttgggcagaagctatatctatagcttgttatattgtcaaccgagctccttctgcacctttgaactttaagactccagagaaaatgtggtcaggtactcctgctaattattctgatttaaagatatttggttgccctgcatacatgtatgtaaatgatggaaaattagagccaagggctaaaaagtgcattttccttgggtatgcatctggggtgaaaggataccgactatggtatcctgatcccacgacaccaaaatttataattagcagagatataacctttgatgaatcctctatgttacattctagaaaagagtcttctagttcttgtaatacagataaaggaaatagtacacagaaccaggtggagattgagattggcattccttctgagccaagcttatcaactttggagcaaaatacagttgaaactcctgaagttgagacagaagctgaaattcttgaagttgagactcctgaagttgaaccagaagaagaggagtattctatagccaaatatagaccaagaagagaaggtaaacaaccattaaagtttggagattatgttgcatttgctttttcagttgcacaggaaactgaagaaattggagaaccatcaaaatattcagaagcagtttctggtgctgactcagccaagtggctgattgcaatgaatgaagaaattgagtctctccacaagaatggtacttggtctcttgtgaagacgccatcaggaaaaagaattgctggttgcaaatgggtcttcaagaaaaaggatggcattccaggggttgaaaacgcgaggtataaggcacgattagttgcaaagggctatagttaggtacaaggagttgattttaatgatattctctcacatgttgttaaacatagctctattcgtgtcttgcttgccttcgttgccatgtatgatttggaattagaataacctgatgttaagacagctttcttacatggcgaacttgaggaacaaatatacatgcattaacccgaaggatttgaaattgaaggaaaagaatataatgtttgcttgttgaagaaatccttgtacggattaaagcagtctccaagacaatggtctaaaaggtttgattcctttatgttaggtcatggttattcgaggagcatgtatgatagttgtgtttacttccgaaagttaaatgatggttcatttgtgtacctattattatatgttgacgacatgctcattgctgctaaggatttaacagaaattcacaacttgaaaagtcagctgaaaagtgaatttgagatgaaagatttgggagcagctaagaaaatccttggaatggagatcaaaagagatcgaaaagccaacaagCTATTTATGACCCAGAAGacgtacttggagaaagtcttggagatgtttggcatgaaagatgctaaaccagttagtatccctcttgctgctcattttaagttatcagctgctcagtccccgcagtcagaggaagaagagaggtacatggcacatgTTCCTTATTCCAGTACAGTCGGCaatattatgtatgcaatggtttgtacacgtccagacatttcacaagcagtgagcgtggtaagccggtatatggcttgccctggtaaagcatattggcatgctgtgaaatggattctcagatacttgcgaggtacttcaaacacatgtttggagtttgggaggaATACTAatactttggttggttttgtagactcagattatgcaggtgatcttgacaaaagaagatcactgacaggctatgtattttgcatcggtggttgcgctattagttggaaagctacattacaacatgtagtagctttatctactaccgaaacagaatatatggcagtgaccgaggaGACCAAAGAAGCTTTATAGTTGACGGGTCTATTTACAGAGCTCAGTTTACACCAaagtggtattaccattttctgtgatagtcaaagtgccattcacttgactaaagatcaaatgtatcatgagaggacgaagcacattgatataaagtatcatttcatccgagaaaccattgctgaaagaaaagtctctattcagaagatcaacactagagacaatcctgctgacatgttcacaaaacctcttccagtgtccaaattcaagctttgcctgaacttgattggcatttatgaagaatgattttgcccattggggtttttgcggagaaggtggagcaaatttactatatataagccgaaattaggccaaggtgaatatttgtaatatgaccaaattttcatgacatttgccatgacataatatccattataacaaatttgtggttcatgacatttgccatgacataatatccattataacaaatttgtggatcatgacatttgccatgacataatatccattattaggccaatgATTTCTtgttataaatagaggagtttctcctcatttgtaaacacaccaattcaagagcttttcactcttgtctttctttctcctcctttatttcattatagagtattttgtaagagagtgagtttTGGGAAATACTTGTATGAACCTTTTCTTTGGAgtaatcttgtgaggttattctcttggggtatttgggattaattagagtatttactctaattttgtactctcttttgtactcttgttggtatagtgaaattgctcctctccgcttgtgaacgtaggtcaccttgaccgaaccacgttaaatttgtgtcttctttatcttctttaattgccgttattatcaacttgcattgtctttgttattgtcattataacgttgtttggttaaatttcgcactacccggtaACCGGATCCTAACAGTTCAACTGAGATATATTCTCTGAAATGGTTAGAATTTGGAGATGACTTGCGTTAAATGAATTTCAATTTTCACGGCTTGATTAGAATTTACTTGAAATTACTTTTTTCTGCCTTACTTTTTAAAGTTTCTCTGTAACCTTTGTTTACTGTTATTGCTTCAGTATGTAAATATAACTTCTGCAGAAAATGCCTCATACCGTCCATAATCCCTTCATTTAATTATGATTTAAATGGTTAGCATAGTAAAACTGAATCAAGGAAACACAGTTTATGGtgtgtttatgaagaagaagggaTTAACATTTCTTAGCGATGAATGTGCCGTGAAGGACGCTGAATCTTGTATAACAGATATACGGattattagaaaaaatatttCCCGATGAAGGATCGGCAGAAGAAATCAAACAGATATTGACAAGAAAAAATCTAGAAAAAACATCTCATATTTTGTTGATTAACATGTGAAAGATGAAAAATTCCGAAAAAAATCTTATATTTGTGAGCAAGCTATtgactattttttattatttgctACCAAGGGCTAAGCGAACCAA
Encoded proteins:
- the LOC104118329 gene encoding G-type lectin S-receptor-like serine/threonine-protein kinase At5g24080 isoform X1; the encoded protein is MDMATSLLSSALALMLLLFIAELCCCIESSGVVLGSRLLAKENKAWFSDNKTFAFGFTPTAESHDKYQLSIWFAQLPGDRTLVWSPNINSPVTRDAILEFDNTGNLMLMDRGTTVWASNTSEAGVETAVMSENGNFILYADNLSIVWQSFSHPSDTLLPGQPLTVSVELTSSKSPSPGGYYTLKMLQQPTSLNLALTYNVPESYHMSPELYSNYSYWSGPDISNVTGDVVAVLDKAGSFGMVYGSSSDGAVYVYKNDGDYGGLFSAVNQSNDWSRPSVFRRLILEGNGNLRLYRWDNDVNGSRQWVAEWAAVSNPCGIAGICGNGICNLDRSKTNASCTCLPGTSKVGNVISCSGNSSLTGKCGPHHENLTSEFKISTVQQTAYYFSGSSVIANYSDIESVSKCGNACLSNCDCVASVYGLSEEKPYCWVLRNLEFGGFEDPGSTLFVKVEANGSFGVSGDKQTGNSSDESQSTRDKVLILPIVLSMTVLIALLGCLLYINIHRKRSLKRAIEGSLILSGAPISFSYRDLQHRTNNFSELLGTGGFGSVYKGSLGDGTLIAVKKLGKVLPHGEREFITEVNTIGSMHHMNLVRLCGYCSEGTRRLLVYEFMKNGSLDKWIFHSYSNRDRLLVWPTRFRIAIATAQGIAYFHEQCRNRIIHCDIKPENILLDENFCPKVSDFGLAKLMGREHSHVVTMVRGTRGYLAPEWVSNRPITVKADVYSYGMLLLEIVGGRRNLDMTCDAEDFFYPGWAYKEMSEGTAEKVVDRRLEGAMEKEELMRALMVAFWCIQDEVSTRPTMGEVVKMLEGSVDINMPPMPQTVLELIEEGLDHVYRSMKRELNQFSSFTITTHPSSNATCSYSTMSPR
- the LOC104118329 gene encoding G-type lectin S-receptor-like serine/threonine-protein kinase At5g24080 isoform X2, which codes for MLMDRGTTVWASNTSEAGVETAVMSENGNFILYADNLSIVWQSFSHPSDTLLPGQPLTVSVELTSSKSPSPGGYYTLKMLQQPTSLNLALTYNVPESYHMSPELYSNYSYWSGPDISNVTGDVVAVLDKAGSFGMVYGSSSDGAVYVYKNDGDYGGLFSAVNQSNDWSRPSVFRRLILEGNGNLRLYRWDNDVNGSRQWVAEWAAVSNPCGIAGICGNGICNLDRSKTNASCTCLPGTSKVGNVISCSGNSSLTGKCGPHHENLTSEFKISTVQQTAYYFSGSSVIANYSDIESVSKCGNACLSNCDCVASVYGLSEEKPYCWVLRNLEFGGFEDPGSTLFVKVEANGSFGVSGDKQTGNSSDESQSTRDKVLILPIVLSMTVLIALLGCLLYINIHRKRSLKRAIEGSLILSGAPISFSYRDLQHRTNNFSELLGTGGFGSVYKGSLGDGTLIAVKKLGKVLPHGEREFITEVNTIGSMHHMNLVRLCGYCSEGTRRLLVYEFMKNGSLDKWIFHSYSNRDRLLVWPTRFRIAIATAQGIAYFHEQCRNRIIHCDIKPENILLDENFCPKVSDFGLAKLMGREHSHVVTMVRGTRGYLAPEWVSNRPITVKADVYSYGMLLLEIVGGRRNLDMTCDAEDFFYPGWAYKEMSEGTAEKVVDRRLEGAMEKEELMRALMVAFWCIQDEVSTRPTMGEVVKMLEGSVDINMPPMPQTVLELIEEGLDHVYRSMKRELNQFSSFTITTHPSSNATCSYSTMSPR